ATACTGCTTCACCTGCTTTGGCCTGTTCAGCATGGACCACATGTTAGTGAgaagtgaaaacatgtttgtactttCCTTTGGTCACCAGTCTGAGGAAATCAGACCTCTGGAAAGTCTGGTGCCGCTTATTTTTCCACTGCGCAGTTGACTGCAATCCCCTCGCCTTTCATCCTGTGCCACTGAAACCTGACCCACTAAATCCATGACTTCTACTCAAAGGCATTAAGCATCAGGTATATCTGGACTGTGAGTGACGATTTTCAATATAATCAAACCACGGCGAGTGTGTGAAAAGGTGCCTGGGcctgcagcagctccactggCTGTGAACAGTTTACCCTTCACCCCACGCAGACTTTGACCAGAGTGAGAGGGGAAACCCTGACAAcgcccactgctgctgctgtttagtGCTCCACGGCAGCACACGTTCCCCAACACACACTGTTGCACACAGCTCAATACGTTCACTGAGCATCTGAGCGACACGAGCACTACAAACTGTTCTGCAGGACAGTGCATTacagcttacacacacacgtgatgtgTGGGGCCTCCACTGAACACCTGTATGATCAGCTCTTTATCAGCTAATCCCCAGACGTATTCACATGACACTGCAGCAGCATATGCACATGCTGTCCCCCATTGAATGTCTCACCTGTCACTAAGAACGTTGCCCTCGGCCCCGGGGGGAGCGATGGACAGCTGGAAGGGCGTGTTGAAGTAGTGCTGCTGCTCGTCTGAACGATGGACCACCTCCCCTCCCCGCACCACCAGGAAGCCCGAGTCTCCCAAGTTGGCCGTGTGCAGTCGGTGACTCTGCCGGTCCAAAACCACGATGCAGGCCGTGCtgctccctgcacacacacacacagttgtaatGGTAATTGGCACATGAGCAGCTGGGTTATATAGAGAACATTTATTCCTAAACCAAAAGGCTGAACGATTTGGATAATTTATGTACATTACATACAAACTGGAATAGTTTAACCTAGATATTGTATATTTGGAGTGCTTGAGCCTATAGCGATACTTTTTCTTCTGGAGTGAAATGTTGCAGCAGATGAATTTTCTTCATTgtacaaaatcaatcaaaaaaggtGGCTACACATCAGTCAGCATAATGTATGTAACCATATGCATCGTAATAGTCTAACCCAGTTGGAAAAGGCAGATTCGTGGCACGCCCCTTCCAACTCCCAGGGTTTGTGCACCCAATTATATGACAAGTTAACAGAAGTTTGTTACAGAGCAATTCGGACTGGGTTTTTCATATGCGCCTTTTGTGAGGGTCGAGAATGAGGGGTTTGCTCAGTGTGCTTGAGCCCCGGCAGCCACATCTGTTCCCAGTGAGAGGGGTTTTCCACTGCAGTGGACAGTGGGAATAGTGTCACAGCCCAGAGAGCAAACCTCTCACCAGACAATGTAGACATTTTGTGGTTTATGTGGTCAATGTTTACATAATATTTGTGGCTTATGGCTAGGGCTGGGTACCGAACTTCGGTTCTTTTATGGTGCGGACCgaaatgtcatttcatttgagGTGGTGCTCCGTGTTCAGTGGGAGGCTTGGATGACATGTGGGGATAAATCCTTCACTAAAACGGGCCACATGCGAAGAGCAACTTATGGTCAAGTCTCCCAGTGGATCCTGACAGCGTGGAGCATTGTCAAAAAATCCACTATCATCAACGGGTGTCGAAAGGCTGGACTGCTGCATGTTGAAGAAGGCAGCATGGGCTCAGTGAGGAATTTGCCTCCTGATGAAAGTGACAATGAAAACGATCCTGATAAAACATCGCATGAAGCAATTCTGAGGCTCTTCAACTCCGACACCGAAGGAGATGACTTCAGTGGTTTCTGTgcgcaggaggaggaagatagTGACTAATGACTTTCTTGGTAGGCTATGGTTTACcggtaattatttatttttgttaaaaaaaactggtATCAGAAAAAGTATCGATCAGGAACCGGTATCGATTTATGGCAGAGACAGTAAGTTTGTTTCCTTGGCTTAATCATCTCTATATTTTCAGACCTGCACTTAGTGCGGTTTGTATGTGATCACTCAGGACTGATGTTGATACCTGGTTGTTTGTTACAGTATTTTGGTCCTGTAACAGgcaggtgacctgtccaggatttACTCTTCCACTCACTCAGTGTCTGCTGGGATTAGCTCCCTCTCCCCTCTGACCGACCTTCAGAGTATAAGTGGTAATTTAACAACGTTCATAAAAATGTCTGGATGGAAATGAAGCTGCAGACGTGCCTCTTCCTTTCGTCGTTCGTTTTCAACAGCTTCACGGACACGATTATATATACGGTGATGACCGAGGTTAGCCTGAATACACAAACTTCCACAAGCTGTAGTACTTTTGATCATTATCCATGTTTCGCCACCTGGGAGGTAGTGAAGAGGAAACCTAAGCTGGTGGAGCAGACGGATGGCGTGTAGCCACACCCTGCGGATGATTCATCTGGCACACCAAAATATGCTCTGTGGGATCAACCTTCAAAACCCTCACGCTCTGTGACTCACTCTCCGGTCGTCTCCATTTTCTCTGCAGCAGAACAATTACAGTACAATGCCGTGTTGTTTCCCTGCCGCACATGTGATACCGCCATGGAAAAGTACTGaagctcacagagacagagctTGCTCGTGAAACACTTGTTCACTGATGCCACATGTTAATACGCGCTTTGTTGTCGGCAAAGTCCTGAGAAGTAAGAAAAGGATTTGGGAAGTGGAGTGGACAGCACGGGACAGGACTTGGGGACATTCCCAAgtttcgtgtttttttttgttttttttttaaattggatcTGGCTGTTCTGAGTAATGCTGCAAAAATCTCCATCCTGCTACCATTTAATCTGAACAGACTCAAGTAAACAACCCAACCTTAAGTAGAATTCAAACCACATGGAAACTGCACTGTATCATGGAGAGGCTGAGATTGGCAAACACTGTCCAGAAGAGTGCGAGGCTTAGGAGGCTCTTCATTAGTTTAGTGAGCTGTTAAACAAGGTGAGAGGCAACGAGTCAACCTGACCCTGGTGTAACAAAGTAAGACCTGAGCAGCCAACTACACTGAGGTACCTGCACATGGTCTGGGGGAACGGGAAAATGTACCAAAAGTGGGGCTGCAGCGATTACTCGATTACAACATTAAGTAAGTTAGTAATTAACCATTTTCATAACTGAATAATCAGGGGTTTTCGTTCttatattctggtttctttgctccgtataacaaataaatcattgaaatctttttgtggacaaaacaagacatttatcatttccaggttttgggaaacactgatcaacatctaTCAACATTCTCTGGCCCAAACAAGTACTcatttaattgagaaaataatcaacatgctaatcagaaaaacatcactccctTACAACCGATGTTTCTTCAacacctgcagtctattctGTTGACGTTCGTTGTCAGTGCACCAGTACGATGCCACGGCCTTCGGGCACAGCCTACAATACAAGAACCGATTAACCGGTGTGTATCGATActactttctttaattaatACAGTAAGGTGCTCTTAAGTAAACAGTCCTTCCAGTTTCACTCAGCCTGTGGCAGAAGAAaccagccagcagcagcagtcaaacAACTCTGCCACTAATCAACCTGCCAATAACTGCactttaacttttcacagagagttagacagatatcgtgacacatcgctatatgattgtcttgcaatatattgattatcacagaatctttgtatggtgatattattggtattgtggaccattggtattgtggaccatgtattgtgtattgcatcatgaggtaccctgtgattcacaCCCCCCAATTGAGATCATAAACTCAAGTAAATACAGGGTTCAGGCACTTCTTCATTGCTCTGCTTTCCAAAACAGAGAGACTGCatctatttttataaacagtctAATTGGCTTCACTCACCCAGCAGTGGCACTttgttctgcagcagctcgTAGTAGCTGGTCGTCAAGACCCCTACAGGATTGCTGGGAGTGAAACGCCCCTCCTTCACCAGCCTCTCACACGTCTTCATGAGTGTACCCGAAAACTGTGAGGGGTCCACACCGTAGTCTCGCCAGCCACCCACCCCATCTGCCacacctaaaaataaaaacaaacaaaacagatgtaTGGATTCAACGACAGCAAACAATATTCTTCCCCGTTTCcattccatttaaaaaacaatgctTCCTTCCCTAATGTTTACATGCTGCATTCACACCAAGTATGAATATTAAACCTCAACAGGGAGCCAAGTGTCCCCATAACTTTGTTCCtagaaaagaagacaaagtgaaaatgagCTCAGGGAGGCAGTTATCATTTTGTGCATTCCTCACTCGTTCCACAGGCGAGCGAGACACATGGCGAAGCCGTCCATGCAGCTgcacaacacagaaaaacaatggAAACTTTCCCAGGAACGCAAATAGAAAACTACAGTTTGAATTATACATCCATTTCTCAATGAAGACATCCGTTTTTCTACAGAAGCATGCTGTTTTGTAGGTTAATGAGCAACTCATTCACTGAGTAGGATTTTATCTTTTCCTAGAAAGGAGAGTTAAATGTTATTGTTCACAGGCAACAGCATCTGCCTCAGTGACCAAACAAGGACTGTTCCTTGGTTTCCTCAGCCTGTGGCAGAAGAAACCGGCCTGTgttcacagcaacagcaacaactctGCCACTACTCAACCTGCCAAAAACAGAATTACTTTAGGATGCCTTGGTTTTCACTTGTCATTGTGCATCTTGATAATCTCAGTATGCAGAGCTGTTCCAGAGTGGCAGTTGATAAGGTCAGGGGTTTGATCACCAGCCTCGAGACTACATGCTGCTGTGTCCCACGGCACTTAACCCCCAAATTGTTCTTGGTGGCTGTGCCAGAGTTGGTCTAAATATTTCAGAAAAACCATCTCTACGGTTTacagaaggattttttttcctgggGTCAGTTTTTTAGAGTGAATGAGATAGGGGAGAAGCCTTGATCACTGAATTGAAAGCAAAGATGTCCCAGTTGTTCAGTTTAATCCAGTTTTACTGGATTTCctggaattattattttgtcgACTTTGCGCAGGCACCTCAGGACTTTGTGGttgttcacacaaaaaaaacactgggaTCTGCTGGAGACTGCTATGTTTCCAGATCATTTGAGTAAAAACAACATGCTTTACCACTCAAAAAGTCCGAGTAAGGTGAGGACTATTCAGCTACAACACGCAACTTAAATTAATGCTAGATTTTACACCCTGCTCCTTTAAGTAGagcatttttgtcatttaatgttATGTAACTGTTCTCCATTATCAGTTGAACGGCCACATAAAAACCCACGTCTCCAATTATAAACAACCCCCAGACAGAGTCTTTTAAAGGCTagctttgtttctgtttacGCCATTGGATTGAGAGAGGAATGAACTCCTGTGTCCATGTTCCAGTCTGTTTATTACAGACGCAGCAGGTGATCGATGCTGAACAAAGAAACAAGTGACGAAAAGGCagcagtgtgctgctgctggtacatgaactcactcactcactcactctgtggcGCATATTTAATGACACAATATTTAACACACGTTTCAGCCTCCAGGTCCAGGTCATGACCTTAGACCGCTCATTCACGTCACATACTGaacaaacaaacgcacacactcACCTAAAACATCAGCGGATCTGTGCCGGGCGACGAAGCACGCGTCGTCTCCATAGCACATTCCTTTCTTCAGGATACCTTTACGGAAGTCCTTGCCGAAGCCGCAGCTCGCTGTCACCAGGCTGTAGTCGCGAGAGTCCGTCTGAGAGAGTCCGCCAATGACAGCTCTGGCTACAATTCTACCGTACGACAGCAGGGACCACATCGTCCACAAACACGGAGATGCCAAGCTAGCGGCGCCGCTAGCTCAGCGCCGACGCTGGCGCTCAGTGTTGATTTGCTCGTTCGCTAACGAAGCTGAAGACACCGCCGCCACGCGCATAGACAGAGCCGTCGTCCGCTGGCAAAATACGCGGAGCCTCGTGGAGTTTTTTAATCCTGAACTGAGAGTGAAATTCACGGGAAACATTAGCCTCGTCTGCCCCTGACAACCGGAGAGTGTCGGTTCACCGTGGCCATGCGGTCCATGATGCTGCCGCTTTACTTCAGCCTCTGAAACATAACAGTGCCGaggctcctccctctctccgcCTTCTCCGCTGCCCGGGTCTTGTGACTTCTCTGACGTCACACAACATTACGCAACGAACGTTTTTCCAAATAAGGTAATTTGCCACGCTTCCGTCATCACAGTCTTCACTGACGCTGCATGGAATCAACTTTAATTAGATATAAAGTGCTTTAAAGCAGTGTAAAATTAACGTTATGACTCTCCATAATTCCATGGTTCACAATTCCAGTTGTAAGGAGAAACCTCATACAGATGTGGAGAAATGTCGTTGTGAATATCTGAAATGCTTAAATATAGAAAATTGATGTACAAATTTATATATCATATTTACAGACAAGCTATTCAATGTGAAAATGACTTGTTGCACTAGGCACAATTAAAATTAATGCTTGCtttttggattttctttcttcatttggatcaaattcattcaaattcaatctttgaaaagaaaattatatttGAAAGGAAACACATGACACATTCATATCCATTACATTCTAATTGATTTAATACTTTATTCTCTGTATAGctgctgtttatttctcatATTTAATTGCCACTAATTTTACAGACGggttctctttatttttttttattattttctacatACTGAAATTATTAGGGGAAAAGATATTGAGTAAACAAACcagaataatgtttttttacattcttcAAAGTAGTCACTTTGCTTTGATGACAACCTTACACAGTCTTGGGTCACGAGGTCATCGTGTGTAGTGGTTTTACAGCAGTCTTGAAGGAGTTCACAGAGGGCCTGAAATTGTGTTTTGGTTGGATTGAGAGGTGATTGTGGAGGCCAGGTCCATCACTTTCCTCCTTGGTCAAATAGTTGTGTGTTCGGGATTATTGTTTCTGTAAAACATGATGATCCCAGTAAACACAAACCAGATGGGATGTCAAGTCACTGCAATGTGGTAGccaacagcatcagcagcaaagtgtccccacaccatcacacctcctcctccatcagaTTAAAGTACATCATTATTCTGCTGCTCTAATGTCCAGTCATTGTGTTTCTTGTCTCAAACTCATCTCTTCCTCAGTCGTGGCTTCTTTGCAGTAATTCAACCATGAAGGCCTGATTCACACAGTTTATGCTACTTTAActctgtgtaacatttatgaggACTCTAATCTGTGGTACCTCTGATGAATTTATGcccagcagcagaggaaacgCTTGGTCTTGGTCTCAGATACAAATGTACACCgttaaaacacaagcaaaagacaaataaaaagaaaacacattacatttacaaggagattatgaaaaacaagtgcacGTTCTGAAATTGGCCACAACTTCAGTTAGTTTCCAGTCTTTCTGCAGcataatatgtaatattattCCATGCACAAGGTGCAGACTGGACAAGATCCCTTTTACCAAGGGTTTTACCCTTCTCTGTGCAATTAAGGTACAGATGTGTGTAGGCAGTAGTCTATACAATAATGTGGATTAGAACAGGAGTCAAAAGGGCTTTTCACTCTATAGAAGAACTGTGTACCAAACCTAACCAACACAACTGATGCTCTCAAACTCATTACTAGAAAATAACTGTTGACAAGACACCAGTCAACTGAAATGAATTTTGACTGTCCAAACTTCTGACTGgtgctgtggacacacacattatacacactGTATAGTGTTTAATCTATTTTTTACTGTGCTGcaacacttttttgtttctaCCAATTACAGTGTTTGTTGATTTCCACATgcaatgtttgttttcaaactaaCATATTGCACTAAGTCAATGCCCTTTGGGGCCGAGGCAGCTGCTCCATGAACTAAAAGCATTACTTTACTTTGCATTTTGGAAATTGATGAAAATCAACATAGAATTTACATTTGTGAAAGCATTCTTTCACAATACTGTATGTGCCTGTTACACCACAGACAGTAGCAGTttaaatccttttttcagcttcatttaTGGGACAAATCCCCTATATTATATACAAAAAGCAAAAAGTTGTGCAGACAAATGACAATGTGACACCAACGTCCCCCTAAAATACACTCAAAAGTTTATTAGAAAGATTTAAACATTACAAGAgtgctttttaatcatttaatttagCACAAtacttgtttaaaaatgtaatgatgCATTGTGGAGTCAATGTTCTACGACACGACTGCAAATTAACTGTAGATAATTTTTTTACAGAAGTAAACAGGTGTTTGTGACTTTTCCCATAGGTTTTATAACTATTATTTCCTCAGTACAGACAGTGAGGAGAAGATGACACACGATtaggacatgaaaacaaaaacaacaaaaaaactggaaaaattgTGCACAGCTTCAAACAAGGCATTCCTGTGCATAATTAGccatattattacatttttcctGATTGAACAGTCATATGTGGCAAATACTAGCTGCAAAATGGAGTGCAAAAACACCTGAGGTTTTCATGGTGACATATCAATTTACCCccgtggacaaaacaacaaaaatattttgctttcatcgTGTAGGAGTGGATATCTTTTCAGCATTGGCAGCACGAAGGAGAACAAATCCCTCAAATGCAGAAAGATGAAAGCAGAACAGAGGAGTGAGACTCCGCATTTGGGCCCTCATTTCTTGGCTTGCTTGGTCACCATGTTACGTGGTGGAGTCACAGGACGGCTGCCGTTGGGCTTCTTCTTCTCAGCTGGTTTCAAAATCTACGCAGGGGATACAAAGATTTGCAAACACTGAATGAGACACAAATGTTAACCAATTTATCAATTTAATGCAAATCATATAGTGACCGCatcccaaaataaaaaaaaatgtacaagtAAATATGTACCATGCAGTTAAGCTGTTCATtacccacaaacaaacactaaaggGAATCAAGTGTGGTCAGGTGTTTTCCTGATGACCTTCTGTCACAGACCAAACAACTTTAGCATGTGTCtagtaaaaaacaataattcaattGTTTGTAACACCCTGTACGATGTGGACAACATTTGTTGACCTGTAACCAGGGGTGGGAATCGCCACAACAACATATGATCACGATATTGCAATTTACCGAGTATCTGCAAAATCATGTATTGTGATAAACTCACACAGCTCAAGTGAGAGCGAGCACTGAACTATcaataaatttgtttttatgctaatccacaaaaagttgttcaagattcaagaagtttttattgtcattatgaggacataatgaaatttttgcagagactcccggcttgaggtacacagtaaaatagtaaaaataacgGAAATAACGAaggacttgacatttaaatagacatgacgaaaggcatttaaatacaagacacaacaagagacttaacacttaatgagacacaacaaaatataaaagtacagtgtgtgcaaagtaaAGTATGTAAGTTTAATGTTTAGGTGcaacatcagttaaaaacacacctGTAATGCACAACTGAGGTCTTACCTGAAAAGAGCACATGAGGGTCTCATCCACACTCATCATGGCGCCAGCGTTGTCAAACTCCCCACAATAGTTAGGAGCGGAGAACAAAGTGACAAGCTGCCTCTTTGCAAAAAATTCATAGCCATCCTCAACAACCTGCAAGTGACAAAgggaaagtagaaaacacaGGTTTAAACAACAAAGGACACTCACTGAACAAATGATTACGGTGCAATAATTGTATCTCTTTTTTTATAGAGCATCAGTACTACATTACAGAATGTGCATGTTGTGATTACCTGATGGGCACGGCAGATCAGATCCAGATCATGTTTATGTAGGAATTTGGCCACCACCTCTGAGCCAAAGGTAAATGATACGCCTCTGTCGTTCTCTCCCCAGCCCAGCACATCCTTATCTGGATCAGACCACAGCAGATCACACAGCAGACCCTGGTCCGGCACATCAGTGGGGCGCATGATGCGTCTGATCTGCTCCATGGACTGAAGGTCAGGTGACAGTCCTGAACACAAGAGCAGTgaaagtacaaatacacaaacacagtgatattGAGGTCAGGGCCAGTTGCACATATTTGAGGCCTACGTCAGCTGAAaaccacaaatgaaaaaaattacaaatgagAACAGCTGACATCaaaggtccagggtgtatcATTTAGCAAGAAATTGAATTATATTCACAGAATAAGCTTGTGCATGTACATTTGACAAGGGCCTTTATGTATGCATGCTGTTATCTTACAGAGCAGCGTTACTTTAAAGCTTAAAAAACATCCTTTCTGGGAtatgaaggccactgtagtttctCGATACGCATGGGAAAAGGAAGGGTAAGTGGACGGGTCCTCTgttattatacagttctagcatggcATGGCTCAACTCCACTTGGTTTCTTTGCATTTCTATTAAGGATAGTATCTGGTAcctggtgattttttttccaagcAGATGAGCTGATactgaaatgtgacatcaacaaaCTGCTGGcaaagaatcaaaccaaacgaTGACAAACTgtacatcagttaaaaatccctaaacatgcgttaatctaaACGACTGGCTTTTCTTTGGACACAACAACTGTGCATCCTCTAGCAGTTACTACAGTGTCTGAAATGCTGCCACACAAATGACTTCAGTGTTGAGGGTACATTCTATTTAACTACTATGTAACTTTGGATTTATACTCGGTCATGCTAGCTGCTGTTAAAACGAACCAATTTACAggtgcattactgccacctactggactggaGCGAGGGTCAGTTGATgtggctggaaaaaaaatctttggcACAAGATCTGTCTGGGAAACATGATAATATACAAATTATGAGAACCTACCTCCGTGGCAGCAAAAGATCTTCTCATCAACAATGGCGGCAATTGGGAGGCAGTTGAAACAATCTGTGAACGTCTTCCACAGTTTGATGTTGTACCTTCGTTTAcctaaaacaaacagaccaagTAGATTCCAATAATTACACTTCTTCTACTGTGTATGAAACCACACAGTCATTTGCTACACAAAAATACTCACACTCATCATAGAAACCATATATTCTGTTGATTGAAGCACACTCGTGGTTTCCCCTCAGCAGGAAGAAGTTCTCAGGGTATTTGATTTTGTATGCCAGCAGAAGACAGATGGTTTCCAGAGACTGCTTCCCCCTGTCCACATAGTCTCCCAGAAACAGGTAGTTACTCTCTGGAGGGAAGCCTCCGTACTCAAACAGCCTTAGCAGGTCATAGTATTGCCCATGGATGTCTCCTGTAGGACAAAGATACATTAATGCACATACAAAACTAAACTAGATTAAAAGTACGCGATCATTTGAGTCCCCAAAAATGTCCATTAATCGATAGACCTATATTTCAGGCATTGTACATACAGTACCTCATTAGGAGGAAAAGTTTATCAGAACATGGGAGATGTCATGTTACTATGGGTCTGGAATAATATCCTGGCTGTTTCCACAGTTGTGACAAACCCCTGGGGTATTATAagggtcagatatattcagtctgtcaggttctgaAACATACTGCTCGCTCTCCACGgatttaaagtgtaaaatgaaCTCAGATGGCCTGAAACCTGCAGCAGAGCTTCTCATTTGTGCAGTTCAAATCCAATATAAAATACATCTGGATAAGCAAAAAATCTTCCTCACTACTCACCACATATCTTGAGAGGAGCTTCGAGCTCCAGGAGAATGGGCTGACTGAGAAAGATCTCCCTGGACTTGAGGCATAATCCACGGATCTCATTCTCCTGGAGCTGCACATTTTTGCCAGGTTTTGCTCCTCTGACTGCGAcaagaaaatcaaacaaagtCCCGTAAAgcaaaatatacatatgtatatattatactgACAGTAATTCTTATTAAGTATATAAGTATTTTCTAGTACAAAGTTcagcatgaaaatgaaaaaatgtacTTTGTCAGGTTTGCCAATTATGGTAAGT
The DNA window shown above is from Solea senegalensis isolate Sse05_10M linkage group LG5, IFAPA_SoseM_1, whole genome shotgun sequence and carries:
- the pptc7a gene encoding protein phosphatase PTC7 homolog → MWSLLSYGRIVARAVIGGLSQTDSRDYSLVTASCGFGKDFRKGILKKGMCYGDDACFVARHRSADVLGVADGVGGWRDYGVDPSQFSGTLMKTCERLVKEGRFTPSNPVGVLTTSYYELLQNKVPLLGSSTACIVVLDRQSHRLHTANLGDSGFLVVRGGEVVHRSDEQQHYFNTPFQLSIAPPGAEGNVLSDSPDAADSSSFDVQLGDIILTATDGLFDNMTDYMILQELKKLKKANYESIQQTARSIAEQAHDLAYDPNYMSPFAQFACDNGLNVRGGKPDDITVLLSIVAEYTD
- the LOC122769805 gene encoding serine/threonine-protein phosphatase PP1-gamma catalytic subunit A codes for the protein MADVDKLNIDSIIQRLLEVRGAKPGKNVQLQENEIRGLCLKSREIFLSQPILLELEAPLKICGDIHGQYYDLLRLFEYGGFPPESNYLFLGDYVDRGKQSLETICLLLAYKIKYPENFFLLRGNHECASINRIYGFYDECKRRYNIKLWKTFTDCFNCLPIAAIVDEKIFCCHGGLSPDLQSMEQIRRIMRPTDVPDQGLLCDLLWSDPDKDVLGWGENDRGVSFTFGSEVVAKFLHKHDLDLICRAHQVVEDGYEFFAKRQLVTLFSAPNYCGEFDNAGAMMSVDETLMCSFQILKPAEKKKPNGSRPVTPPRNMVTKQAKK